A window from Flavobacterium sp. 83 encodes these proteins:
- a CDS encoding aminoacyl-histidine dipeptidase, whose protein sequence is MSQEIRNLEPKVLWNKFADLNAVPRPSKKEERVIEFMKNFGTNLGLETFEDEIRNVIIRKPATPGMENRKAIVLQGHLDMVHQKNADTVFDFDTQGIDMYVDGDWVRARGTTLGADNGLGVAAIMAILESTDIPHPAIEALFTIDEETGMTGALNLKGGILQGQILLNLDTEEDDEVDIGCAGGIDVTATAEYDEEETPEGSVGYSITVKGLNGGHSGMDIHKGLGNANKIMNRLLFDGFDNFGLQIAEIKGGSLRNAIPRESQAKVIIAEVYDEAFVFDMQQIVNEIKAELKTTEPNLEVVFEKMDVTPAKVMPSIAQFYFVRAMYTAHNGVYRMSADFDNLVETSNNIAKVVLGEGQLSVQCLTRSSVETSKFDLANALRSAFELMGCEVEFSGSYPGWTPNSKSEILDVLVPIYEKQNGEKPKVVACHAGLECGILGTNYPDMDMISFGPTIHGAHSPDERASISSSQKFWKFVLEILATIPVK, encoded by the coding sequence ATGAGCCAAGAAATAAGAAATCTGGAACCAAAAGTACTTTGGAATAAGTTTGCTGATTTGAATGCCGTGCCTCGTCCTTCTAAAAAAGAAGAGAGAGTCATTGAGTTTATGAAGAACTTCGGTACAAATCTTGGATTAGAAACTTTTGAAGATGAAATTCGGAATGTAATTATCCGTAAACCGGCTACTCCAGGAATGGAAAATCGCAAAGCGATTGTACTTCAGGGACATTTGGATATGGTACATCAAAAAAATGCAGATACTGTTTTTGATTTTGATACGCAAGGAATCGATATGTATGTGGATGGAGACTGGGTTCGTGCTCGAGGAACAACTCTTGGCGCTGATAACGGTCTGGGTGTTGCAGCAATAATGGCAATTTTGGAAAGTACTGATATTCCTCATCCTGCTATTGAAGCTTTGTTTACTATTGATGAAGAAACTGGAATGACAGGAGCTTTGAATTTAAAAGGAGGCATTTTGCAAGGGCAAATTCTTTTGAATTTAGATACAGAGGAAGACGATGAGGTTGATATTGGTTGTGCAGGTGGAATTGACGTGACTGCTACAGCTGAGTATGATGAAGAGGAAACTCCTGAAGGTTCTGTAGGATACTCGATTACTGTGAAAGGCTTGAATGGTGGACATTCAGGAATGGATATTCATAAAGGATTGGGTAATGCCAATAAAATTATGAACCGATTGTTGTTTGATGGTTTTGATAATTTTGGTTTGCAAATTGCTGAAATAAAAGGAGGAAGTTTACGCAATGCGATTCCGCGTGAAAGTCAGGCGAAAGTAATTATTGCTGAAGTTTATGATGAAGCTTTTGTTTTTGACATGCAGCAAATTGTAAACGAAATCAAAGCAGAGTTAAAAACAACAGAACCAAATCTTGAAGTTGTTTTTGAAAAAATGGATGTAACTCCCGCTAAAGTAATGCCGTCAATTGCACAGTTTTACTTTGTGAGAGCGATGTATACTGCACATAACGGAGTCTACAGAATGAGTGCTGATTTTGATAACTTAGTAGAAACTTCGAATAATATAGCGAAGGTAGTACTTGGTGAAGGGCAACTTTCGGTACAATGTTTAACACGTTCCTCGGTGGAAACATCTAAATTTGATTTGGCTAATGCTTTGCGTTCTGCTTTTGAATTAATGGGGTGTGAAGTAGAATTTTCAGGTTCATATCCAGGCTGGACACCAAATTCTAAATCGGAAATTTTGGATGTTTTAGTTCCAATCTACGAAAAACAAAACGGTGAAAAACCAAAAGTTGTGGCTTGTCATGCCGGACTAGAATGTGGGATTCTGGGAACTAATTATCCGGATATGGACATGATTTCTTTTGGACCAACTATTCATGGAGCGCATTCTCCAGATGAAAGAGCAAGTATTTCCTCTTCTCAGAAATTTTGGAAGTTTGTATTGGAAATTTTAGCTACTATTCCTGTAAAATAG
- a CDS encoding 3-oxoacyl-[acyl-carrier-protein] synthase III C-terminal domain-containing protein has product MKNVIISNFHPILVGKLIDQTKLNQYTKFLYYHFQNLPKTDVSGSDGVEQVSFESISEHVDKYSVSSESINSRQILIFEEVEHFIENEMDVTLPSEYHFPVGFEIQPGNLYGPKIEVRMEWFKRKMGYVFDEFYSKTIASPENLIHVTCSGYSSPSVAQEAVIERDWNTVQVTHSYHMGCYGAFPAIRTGRSLLCASETKGRVDIVHTELLSAHLNLVEFSNSNTMICSLFADGFIGYSLFDEESFMEDDLFPVKKGLRILASHEVIIPDSLEDMSWDLGEYNFLMTLSKRVPVFIRKNIKPFLTALCKKVDIDLDEQKSNMHFAIHPGGPKIIDYVIDAIGLSKEQASWSYEILRRQGNMSSATIPHIFNEIVNDPNVKSGTKVVAMAFGPGLTATGLLLEKV; this is encoded by the coding sequence ATGAAAAATGTAATTATTTCCAATTTTCATCCCATTTTAGTGGGGAAATTAATAGACCAAACAAAGCTCAATCAGTACACGAAATTTCTCTATTATCATTTTCAAAACCTGCCAAAAACGGATGTTTCAGGAAGTGATGGTGTTGAGCAGGTAAGTTTTGAGTCTATATCTGAGCATGTAGATAAATATTCCGTTTCTTCAGAAAGTATCAATAGCAGGCAGATCTTAATTTTTGAAGAGGTAGAGCATTTTATCGAAAATGAAATGGATGTTACTTTACCTTCTGAATATCATTTTCCTGTAGGTTTTGAAATACAGCCTGGGAATCTTTACGGACCAAAAATAGAGGTTCGAATGGAATGGTTTAAAAGAAAAATGGGATATGTTTTTGACGAGTTTTATTCCAAGACAATTGCAAGTCCTGAAAATTTAATTCATGTTACTTGTTCCGGTTATTCTTCTCCCAGTGTGGCTCAGGAAGCTGTAATCGAGCGAGATTGGAATACAGTTCAGGTTACTCATTCTTATCACATGGGGTGTTATGGTGCTTTTCCTGCAATTCGTACGGGTAGAAGTTTACTATGCGCTAGTGAAACTAAAGGCAGGGTAGATATAGTTCATACTGAATTATTGTCGGCCCATTTAAATCTAGTTGAGTTTTCTAATTCTAATACCATGATTTGTTCCCTTTTTGCGGATGGTTTTATTGGATATTCCTTATTTGATGAGGAATCGTTTATGGAAGATGATTTATTTCCTGTGAAAAAAGGACTTCGGATTTTGGCATCCCATGAGGTTATTATACCAGATTCATTAGAGGATATGTCTTGGGATTTAGGGGAATATAATTTTTTGATGACGCTCTCTAAACGAGTTCCCGTTTTTATCCGTAAAAATATAAAGCCTTTTTTGACTGCACTTTGCAAAAAAGTGGATATTGATCTTGACGAACAAAAATCCAACATGCATTTTGCAATACATCCTGGAGGACCAAAAATCATTGACTATGTTATCGATGCTATAGGATTGTCTAAAGAACAAGCCAGTTGGTCTTATGAGATATTACGCCGCCAAGGAAACATGTCTTCGGCTACTATCCCACATATTTTTAACGAAATTGTAAATGACCCAAATGTAAAATCAGGAACAAAAGTTGTTGCAATGGCTTTTGGTCCTGGATTAACCGCTACAGGATTGTTGCTTGAAAAAGTATAA
- a CDS encoding carboxypeptidase-like regulatory domain-containing protein — MKYFVVFFFLVLSATAFAQVTEPSQKVNGIIINNSTKQPLSNVNIININKVRGATTDSRGYFEIDVQPNDTLHFTSLGFQSLRVRVTNDWIKNKSTKIQLTEKAIALEEVIIRPFNLTGYLEVDSKLIPTKENYRYSISGLTQGYEAGEYSPNAFGRVLGSIFNPADMLYNFFGKNPKELKKLKEMKKDDTVRNLLESKFDRETISVLLGVDKNELSEILQRCNYSEAFIQTANDLQIMDAISGCYEEYKILKKK, encoded by the coding sequence ATGAAATATTTTGTAGTTTTCTTTTTTTTAGTACTATCTGCAACTGCATTTGCACAAGTCACAGAACCCTCCCAAAAAGTCAATGGTATCATTATCAACAACAGCACGAAACAGCCTTTGTCTAATGTAAACATTATCAATATCAATAAAGTAAGAGGAGCAACTACTGATTCGAGAGGATATTTCGAAATTGACGTACAACCAAATGACACTTTACACTTTACCAGTTTAGGATTTCAATCTTTAAGAGTCCGTGTTACTAATGACTGGATAAAAAACAAAAGTACCAAAATTCAACTTACCGAAAAAGCAATAGCACTAGAAGAAGTAATCATAAGACCTTTTAATCTAACTGGATATCTTGAAGTTGATTCTAAATTAATTCCAACAAAAGAAAACTACCGTTATAGTATTTCAGGACTGACACAAGGGTACGAGGCAGGTGAATATTCTCCAAATGCTTTTGGAAGAGTACTGGGTTCAATCTTTAACCCTGCAGATATGCTTTATAATTTCTTTGGTAAAAACCCAAAGGAACTCAAGAAGCTAAAAGAAATGAAAAAGGATGATACAGTTCGAAATTTACTTGAGTCTAAATTTGACAGAGAAACGATATCTGTACTTCTTGGCGTGGATAAAAATGAATTATCCGAAATTTTACAGCGTTGCAATTATTCAGAAGCTTTCATACAAACAGCAAATGATTTACAAATTATGGACGCCATAAGTGGTTGTTATGAAGAATATAAGATTCTAAAAAAGAAATAA
- a CDS encoding DHCW motif cupin fold protein — MSNIPFQAINWDKIERTEHKGETGIAYWQTIQLGGLRIRKVIYSDGYLADHWCQKGHIVHCLEGDFISEMENGEQKNLSKGMTYIVSDNLSSHRSIATNGVELLIIDGDFLK; from the coding sequence ATGTCTAATATACCTTTTCAAGCCATTAATTGGGACAAAATAGAAAGAACAGAACATAAAGGAGAAACGGGAATAGCCTATTGGCAAACGATACAATTAGGAGGATTACGAATTCGAAAAGTTATTTATTCCGACGGTTATTTAGCAGATCATTGGTGCCAAAAAGGACATATTGTACACTGCCTCGAAGGTGATTTTATCAGTGAAATGGAAAACGGAGAACAAAAAAATTTATCTAAAGGAATGACTTATATAGTTTCTGATAATTTAAGTTCCCATCGCTCGATTGCCACTAATGGAGTTGAATTATTAATCATAGATGGTGATTTTTTGAAATAA
- a CDS encoding DUF3810 domain-containing protein — MKPKYFLPSFLLIQMFFLQIIPFFPEQVEHFYSNGLYPIIAKSSRIIFGAIPFSVGDCIYFIVIFLILKWFWNKRKSWKQEWKNNTLAVLSFISVFYFLFHILWALNYHREPLFEKMAIKKDYSDTDLLVFTKKLIIKTNAVQGQITKNDTLKVVFPYSQEQVFKMNLNGYKNLSNQYSYFTYNHLSTKKSILSLPLTYMGFGGYLNPFTNEAQVNDLGPMYSFPMTTNHEMAHQMGYASESECNFIGFLASVKNENLYFQYSGYSMALRYCLANWQVRNEKIFKQLLKTVHPGILKNYKESDAFWKQYETPIETGFHAFYDNFLKLNQQKDGMEGYSKFVNLMVNYYKNNNRL; from the coding sequence GTGAAACCAAAATATTTTCTTCCTTCGTTCCTTTTAATCCAAATGTTTTTTTTGCAGATTATTCCTTTTTTCCCAGAACAAGTGGAGCATTTTTACAGTAATGGTTTGTATCCAATTATCGCTAAGTCTTCGAGAATAATTTTTGGTGCGATTCCATTTTCTGTAGGTGATTGCATTTATTTTATTGTCATTTTCCTTATTTTGAAATGGTTTTGGAACAAAAGAAAATCTTGGAAACAAGAATGGAAAAACAACACCTTGGCAGTTCTCAGTTTTATTTCTGTTTTTTATTTTTTATTCCATATTCTATGGGCGCTCAATTACCACCGTGAACCACTTTTTGAAAAAATGGCCATTAAAAAAGACTATTCAGATACTGACTTATTGGTTTTTACCAAAAAACTAATAATCAAAACTAATGCTGTACAAGGTCAAATTACAAAAAACGACACTTTAAAAGTGGTGTTTCCTTACTCGCAAGAACAAGTTTTTAAAATGAATTTGAATGGGTATAAAAACTTATCGAACCAGTACTCCTATTTCACTTACAATCATCTAAGCACAAAGAAATCGATTCTCAGTTTACCATTAACTTATATGGGTTTTGGAGGTTATTTAAATCCGTTTACCAATGAAGCTCAGGTAAATGATCTTGGACCAATGTATAGTTTCCCTATGACTACTAATCATGAAATGGCGCATCAAATGGGATATGCCAGTGAAAGCGAATGTAATTTTATTGGTTTTTTAGCTTCCGTTAAAAATGAAAATTTATACTTTCAATATTCCGGTTACAGTATGGCTTTGCGTTATTGTTTAGCCAATTGGCAAGTTCGAAATGAAAAAATATTTAAACAACTACTAAAAACCGTTCATCCGGGAATTTTGAAAAACTACAAAGAAAGTGATGCCTTTTGGAAGCAATATGAAACCCCAATTGAAACCGGTTTTCATGCTTTTTACGATAATTTCCTGAAATTAAACCAACAAAAAGACGGTATGGAAGGATACAGTAAATTTGTGAATTTGATGGTGAATTATTATAAAAACAACAATAGGCTATAA